From Leifsonia sp. fls2-241-R2A-40a, one genomic window encodes:
- a CDS encoding glycosyltransferase family 2 protein — translation MTADRTGDAAPAGGAPHAAPRVLVVSVTYNSADTIEPFLTSLATAGRIDEVIVADNASAEADQVGAAVRAAGYRFVELERNEGYGGGVRGAVDAASATPDYILVANPDVIFTPGAVDALVAAGEQLPRAGSLGPKILDADGTVYPSARRLPSLRTGVAHALFGRIWPGNPWTVRYRAEGKTETRRDAGWLSGACVLVRGAAYRELDGFDPGYFMYFEDVDLGDRLGRAGWRNVYVPEAVVTHTGAHSTSRERKRMEKAHHDSAYRYLSRRYAAWYFAPLRLAVRLGLWGRLWWVSR, via the coding sequence GTGACGGCCGACCGGACGGGCGACGCCGCACCGGCCGGTGGCGCCCCGCACGCCGCCCCGCGGGTGCTGGTGGTGTCGGTGACCTACAACTCCGCGGACACCATCGAGCCGTTCCTCACCTCTCTCGCGACCGCAGGGCGCATCGACGAGGTGATCGTCGCCGACAACGCCTCCGCCGAAGCGGACCAGGTGGGCGCGGCGGTCCGGGCCGCTGGGTACCGCTTCGTCGAGCTGGAGCGGAACGAGGGCTACGGCGGCGGCGTCCGTGGCGCGGTCGACGCCGCCTCGGCGACGCCGGACTACATCCTGGTCGCCAACCCGGACGTGATCTTCACCCCGGGCGCGGTCGACGCCCTGGTCGCCGCGGGCGAGCAGCTGCCGCGCGCCGGCTCGCTCGGCCCCAAGATCCTCGACGCCGACGGCACGGTGTACCCGAGCGCTCGGCGGCTCCCGTCGCTGCGCACCGGCGTCGCCCACGCCCTCTTCGGCCGCATCTGGCCGGGGAACCCGTGGACCGTCCGCTACCGCGCGGAGGGCAAGACGGAGACTCGCCGCGACGCCGGCTGGCTCTCCGGCGCCTGCGTGCTCGTGCGCGGCGCGGCGTACCGCGAGCTCGACGGCTTCGATCCCGGCTACTTCATGTACTTCGAGGACGTCGACCTGGGCGACCGGCTGGGCCGTGCCGGCTGGCGCAACGTCTACGTGCCCGAGGCCGTCGTCACCCACACCGGCGCCCACTCCACCTCCCGCGAGCGCAAGCGCATGGAGAAGGCGCACCACGACAGCGCCTACCGGTACCTCTCGCGGCGCTACGCGGCCTGGTACTTCGCCCCGCTGCGGCTGGCCGTGCGCCTCGGTCTGTGGGGCCGGTTGTGGTGGGTCTCGCGGTGA